GAGAGCCTTGCCCAGTGCGTTGACAAGAACGAGCAGGGCTCCAACGCCTGCGAGTGGGCCTACCGCGGAGCCACTTGCCTGCTGAAGAACAACCTGGAGCAGATCAAGAAGAGCCTGGCCCCCAAGGCCTAGAGGGTTGATTAGCCGTAGTTACTAATAAGCATTAATTAAGTTAATAAACACCTTGACTTTTCGACAAGTTACTTACTTTAGTTGCTCCTTTTGAACCCCAATTCCATTCAAAGTAGCTCAATTGTGATGTTGCTCTACACCAGAGAACTTGTGGCACCGCGACCTGGTCGTGGTCAGGGCTTGCTGCGTTTCAAGCAGAGACCGCCGACTAATAAGTGCCTGGAGAGATTACGACAATCCCTGAAACATTCCACTATCCATGGAATGTTGTATGTGTTCGAAGAGCGACACCTCTGGCAGAAGTCCTTGTGGCTAGCGATTGTCCTGGGAGCCACCATAGGAGGCTTGAGCATGTACTCCGTTCTGAGGGCCCGTCTCGACGAACAAGTTCTGGTTAGCTTGATCGAAACTACCCAACAGCCTGTGTATCACATCGAATTTCCTGCGGTGGCCGTGTGTCCTTGGAGTCATGTCAACTGGGATCGAGCTGAGAGTGCTATAAAGCGTTTCCTGCCCCGAAATCCAGACGAGGATCTTCGGGAATCATTTCGCCAACTGCTACACGTCCTGGAACTGACTtcgtttgaaaattttaaaagtgcTAGTGTCCTTTCCAAGAGAAATCTGACTGAGCTAGGATCCATGTCCATGATGAAGTTGATCAACTATCTGGCCTACAGATGCGATGAGCTTTTTGTGAAAGATTCCTGCGAATTCGATGAAACTTCCTACGACTGCTGCAAGCTGTTCGTCCCCGAACAAACGGAGAAGGGCCAGTGCCTGGTGTTCAACTCCCTGATCTCCGAGCACTCGCAAAAGAAACAGTTGACCAACAAATTCTATCCCTACAGACTAAGTACTGCCGGCGAGGAATCGGGTCTTAAGTTTACCCTCAACGTGAGCTATGCGTTTGTGCGGGAAGGCACACATATTCCTTTCGGAATGAATGTAAGCTggattatatttattttaaaattacataGTACATAGTTTTGGTTTTCAGTTGATGATCAAACAGCCCAGGCAGTGGTCCAACAAGATGATGTACCACCTGTATCCGCACACCGAGAACTTTGTGGCAGTGCATCCGAGGGTGGTTGAAACCTCCACAAACACGCTCTTCATGAGTCCCATTAAAAGGCGTTGCTACTTCGATGTCAGTTAAAGTACGCTATTCCAAAACAAATATTGAGTTTCAAAGTTTATTTCTAGAGCGAAAAGAATCCATTGTACAGAAACACCAGTCTACCCTACAATCGAGAAAATTGCTTGGCAGTATGCCTTCATCATGTGGTGCTCAACACCTGCAATTGCTCCGCGCCGGTGTTTCTTCCTCCAATTGGTGATTATAGATTATAGAAAGCTGTTTTATTCTAATTTTCATATCTCAATCCATGGATTTTCTTTCAGGTGGCACTAGGGAATGTGCAGTGACTGATGGGCAATGCTTGGCTGCCAATTCAGACATCTTTAGCTATTCAAAGACCCGAGACCAGGACAAATATATCAAAGACTCCAGTCGGGGTCATTTCTGCGACTGTCCCGACAACTGCAATTCTCGGCAATACCAAATGACTCTCAACGTGCGAAAGTTAAATTAGTAAGTTGGAAACTAGAATACTTCTTTCATATAGACATTCTCCCTTTCACTTTCAAGTCCCAAAAATTCAACCGACAGTCTGATTAGAGCTCAGGTATATTATGGCCAGCGTGTTATGACCAAAATCATCACCAAACTCAAGTACACGGACCTCGATTTGTTGGCCAACTTTGGCGGCATTATCAGCCTGTACATGGGAGCCTCTGCATTGAGTTTCGTGGAAGTTGGCGTccttttggcaaagatactGTGGGCCCTGCTCAAAAGTAGatatgaaaaatgcatgaagCGGATCAAGTAGCTTATATCAATACACATATATTTAATCTGTccgaaaataaacaattaaatagGAGAGCTTTCTCCCGTAATCAAGAGGCACACTATTTCTGCTTGGTTTCCTGATCTGTGGGGTAGCGTATATAAATAGCCGGATGTGGCACGGAGGTTGGTGTCTCTGGCAGTTGGTCCAAATAGGAGCAGCCGATGGCCAAGGCGCTACCATCCGAGCTGAAATTGAGTGTGGAAATCGATGTGTCGTACTCGTGGAACTGGCACAGGCGCTTCTTGTTAAAGCCATCCCAGATGTTTACAATGCCATCGGAGCCACCGGTGGCGAATGTCTGGTAAACATTGTGGAAGCTCAGGGCATTGACCGGGAAAATTTGCTCAATGTTTTGATCCCTATTCCGGTGGCACTTGAAGGCGAACTTGCGGCGCTGCACTTCGGGATCATGGTCCAGGTACTCCACGGCCACTCGTCCCTCGATGGAGGACATTACGTAGCCCTCTTTGTTGGGGAACAACCGAATACAGCGGGTCTGGTACTTGAGCGAGGATTCTCGCTTCATTATGTAGCTGTCCATCTTGCGCAGATCCCAAATAAGAACCTTGCGATCGGAGGTAGCCACCACGATCTTCTCGTCGATCACAGACATGGAGTACACTTTTCCATTGTTCTGCTCGTAGGTGCCGACGCAGCGTTTCTCGCGCATATCCCACAGCTTAACATTTCGGTCCCAGCTGCCGGTGAGAATGCCGTTGACGTATTCAGCGTGCTCGACGCACCTGATGGGCTCCTCGTGGGCACCCACAATGCTGTCCGTTTGGGTGTTCACATCGAACAGGCGGAGCTGGTTATCCAGGGAGCCGCTGACCACGTGAACAATGTCCTACAAGTCAGGCAATTAGTGGAGTTCTTTATAAGTATGGTTAAGTACTCACCATAAAGGCGCAGTCCAATATCGGTGCATCCTGCAGGAATTTCTGTCGCATCTGATTTGCCGCCACATCGTAGAAGCGCAGAGTTCCGTCCCAGGAGGACGCTGCCATGAACTGGTTGGACTTGGGGCCAAATTTCACCGCCGAGATGAGGTCCTCTGGCGGGTTGTTTAGCTTGAACTCTGGGGGTCGCATTTTGTCTACTCAGGCAGTATAAGTTATCTATAAACCAAACAAATTGCTATAATTGACCGCCGAAAAAATTCCTCAGCCGGCGTCTCACAGTGTTGAAAAATACCGCATAACAGGGATGCCAGAGGGTTTTATAAAACatcataatatttaaatatatctaagattacatatttttttaaagttatagttgtcaaatatatttttaatgactaaaaaaattatttttaactttgCCATGTCACATTATTCTTATTTTACTACACCATGAAGCGCTGACACAGCGTTCGCGTGAGTCATTACTTCAGCAGTATATTTCCATCTCTAATATGTAGAATTCAAAGTAGAATGTAGAATTCGCAGGTGGCGCTCTTACATCAgttaaaaaatagtttgctTAAATTTCACAGGTAAACTATTGTATGGAATAacaatattctttaaaaaaaatatagaaaaataacaatatttcatacttagtttatttaaaatgtctAAAATTAGAAAAGTATGTGCAAAGTTaagatatttaagtttttttgtaGGAGGAAttatatttaacttttaaattaaacccCAATCCCCTCAATCATTTACTCTAATTCCGTTTTTTGAACTATAACTtggtataattttttgtttattttaattcaacAAACATCTACTAAACTCTAAGAAAATCGTCTCCGCATCCATCAACATATACATAAGAAATCTTGAATTACACTAGTCTACTTGGATGCGGAAACAAACACACATAACTGGCATTAACCTAGACATTATGGAAGTACTAATTTTGGTGGTTGCGTTCATGTAATTTATGCGATTTCTACTGCTGAGCATTGAAGGTCTTTGGCTTTACTTGATTTTCTTGCGAAAAGAACGAGTCTGGTCCTTTGAGGGTCCTTCGTCCGCCGTGCTTAGCGCAATGGCGAACTGGGCGGCATAGTAGGTGATCATGATCTGGAGGCGGGCACAGGGCAGGGGCACGCCCACAAACATGGTGACTGCGATCAAAGCATCGGAAATCACAAAAAGAATGGCTCCAACGGCACAAAAAATGGCCAAGAAGCTCTTGACATCCACAGCTCTGGCCAGAGATCGCCACAACATGGTGGTAATCAGGTAACAATAAATGGGCACTCCAATTATGAGGATCTCATCCAGTTTGTTATGGACAAAATATACAACTGaaattggaaaattatttaaaatttacattaTTATTTCCCTCAGTTAGTAATAACTCACAAAGTGTAACGGCCACATAGAGAACCAATCCAATTAGCCACTTGATTGGTTTCCAACCAAAAGCGCTAATATAGAAGACGTGGGCCACCCCAAAGGATATCATGCCGAAGGGGAAAAGGTTGATATTCAGCAGAGCATCACCGCCGCAGGAGAAGATCAATCCTAGAAGTATCCAAAGGGAGCGACGGTATctaaaattcaatttgaaaGTTATTTTAGattagaattaaatatttaatgatcTTACCCTTTTTTGAGCGAAAACCCCTTGGCCACAATATAGAACATCAGAGCCACGATCGGTAAACATTTGACCACTGTGGTCCATAGTTCTCCTTGGGGATCCTTCCGCACCAGCGAGAAGTACAGAATAAGAGTCACGAGAAAAGGCACCAGCTTTGGGCCATGTGTTTTAGCCTTTAATTAAGTTAAACATGTTTTTATTAGTATTTCGCCATGTTTATACAATTATCGAAAACCATTAACATGTGTTTTAAGTTAAAAGCAGCTTGTTGTTTTATGATTGATAATATCAAACGAATGAGTCAAATGAGTTCATGTTTTTGTTAAATGAAATTGTATCTTGGAATTTAAAACTTGAATGAATCAGTAAAAAATCCTAAGTCTATTGTAGCACCTTAGATTGAACTTTAATTCATTAGATGTatacaatatttaaattacatatacaaatatatagtatattatcttctaatatttatttatttaaaataatttataaaaccaGTTGCTTGGGCCAAAAATAATCGTTGAGATTATGTCTAATCGATCCGTAAAGAGTCCAAAATACACAGTCGGCCGACCCGATTAATAAAGTGGAACCGTTTTCGAAGTGATTAGATTAAGCGTTTGCGGGTTAGCTGCCCCCTGCCGAACATTTTCGGCCCCAGGGGGATGTTTGAGCGGTAAGCTTGGACAGGGGGTGTGCATTTAAGAAGACCGTGGCAAGGGATAATTGGCTTAAACTTTCGCTTTCAGTGCGGAAGCTCCGAGAGCGCTCTCCGGCAGATGGTCTGTGGATGTGGATGGCAGTGTGCAAGGTCAAGGACGAAGCTCTGCATTCTTTTTATAGAGACCCACTTTCTGCGGTTAGATAAAGCATCCGCAGTGCACGCACACTCAAGCTAGAGGCTTGTGTTTTCATATCTAGATACTGTATGCATAGCGTATCTAAACATACACTGGCACTTACAAATTTTCCAAAGTCGCTCATTGCGGCGATTATGAGTTTAGCTAATTGCAACTATTAGCGGCAGTTTAAGTTCGTCAAGTCCAGGCTGCACTTTCACACGgattcaaaaataatcaaagaagaaaaaaaacaaactcgcCCCCTCAGCGaataaaagcaataaaaagaaCCGAATCGAAGCGAACCGAAAACCCAAAAGAACACGTTTCTCGCTTGCGGCCAACGTCAAAGTAAAAGTGTAGAAATTTTAGTCCGATTCGCTGGACTGGGCCGGACAACGCTAAAAGTTTTGATTGCCGTCGAGAGCTGGAGagtgaaaagttttttattcGTTTGCCGGACACGAGTGTGCAGCACATGCAGCATACTCTGcagatactcagatacagatacaggaGGGCAGATTGATTATTTTCCACCTTTGTTATTATCACGGAGAGAGCCCAGAAGAGAGCAGTACCTTGGGAGAGCGATTCTCAAGCAACAGGTCAATCGAGAACTTGGAGAAATGACCGCCGAAAAAGCTCCAGCATCAAGTAGAAGCATGCGCTCTGCTTTCCACCCTCTCTCTGGCTTTTCTCTCTCAGTTCGCTTTCTTCTTTCAAAACAATGCAACAATCTCTGCACACTTTCACTTGCTCGGCGGACAAAGCTTGCCCCGAAGCTCTGTTCCGGCTCAAAACTTTTTCGCCAGCTTTACACTTTAGccttatttttggccaaagttcCTGTTCATTCTGTTTTCAGTTGCGTGCGAAAATCCAGCTCAGCTGTTAAAATTTCCACAAAAATTTCCACACAGGCCACTTTTGGTTTGTAAAGCCTGTGTGCAAGGAAAAGTGCAGTGAAAATTGTTACAAGTTTTTCTTCGGCCCGCGGGTAAGTGGCTGCCTAAAAGTATATtgtggaaattattaaaattactgGTGCAGCAAGCAGGAAAAACTTGGCCCAGAGCTGGAAAATTGTGTATCCATGGGGGGTGGGCCAGGCAGGCTAGGGCCAGGCTTCCTGTAAGCAAATACACACTCCTGTAAAGGAGGGGGGCACTGGGGGTGGTGAAAATTAAAGCTGACCACTGACACATATCGAGGAATACCAGCAGCTGGCCAGGATGGATGGATGGTCGGCCGCTTTAGGGCTAAAAGTGTACTGTGTACACTTCTTATgaattatgcaaaataaaattatggtaATGCTGTCGGCCAGAAAGCAAGAGTGAGCGCCTTGCCAAGAACGACTGGCATACACTTGACCTCAGAGGAAAGcccc
The Drosophila bipectinata strain 14024-0381.07 chromosome 3R, DbipHiC1v2, whole genome shotgun sequence DNA segment above includes these coding regions:
- the LOC108127421 gene encoding lysoplasmalogenase TMEM86A, translated to MSDFGKFAKTHGPKLVPFLVTLILYFSLVRKDPQGELWTTVVKCLPIVALMFYIVAKGFSLKKGYRRSLWILLGLIFSCGGDALLNINLFPFGMISFGVAHVFYISAFGWKPIKWLIGLVLYVAVTLFVYFVHNKLDEILIIGVPIYCYLITTMLWRSLARAVDVKSFLAIFCAVGAILFVISDALIAVTMFVGVPLPCARLQIMITYYAAQFAIALSTADEGPSKDQTRSFRKKIK
- the ppk19 gene encoding pickpocket protein 19, coding for MLLYTRELVAPRPGRGQGLLRFKQRPPTNKCLERLRQSLKHSTIHGMLYVFEERHLWQKSLWLAIVLGATIGGLSMYSVLRARLDEQVLVSLIETTQQPVYHIEFPAVAVCPWSHVNWDRAESAIKRFLPRNPDEDLRESFRQLLHVLELTSFENFKSASVLSKRNLTELGSMSMMKLINYLAYRCDELFVKDSCEFDETSYDCCKLFVPEQTEKGQCLVFNSLISEHSQKKQLTNKFYPYRLSTAGEESGLKFTLNVSYAFVREGTHIPFGMNLMIKQPRQWSNKMMYHLYPHTENFVAVHPRVVETSTNTLFMSPIKRRCYFDSEKNPLYRNTSLPYNRENCLAVCLHHVVLNTCNCSAPVFLPPIGGTRECAVTDGQCLAANSDIFSYSKTRDQDKYIKDSSRGHFCDCPDNCNSRQYQMTLNVRKLNYPKNSTDSLIRAQVYYGQRVMTKIITKLKYTDLDLLANFGGIISLYMGASALSFVEVGVLLAKILWALLKSRYEKCMKRIK
- the Bub3 gene encoding mitotic checkpoint protein BUB3, yielding MRPPEFKLNNPPEDLISAVKFGPKSNQFMAASSWDGTLRFYDVAANQMRQKFLQDAPILDCAFMDIVHVVSGSLDNQLRLFDVNTQTDSIVGAHEEPIRCVEHAEYVNGILTGSWDRNVKLWDMREKRCVGTYEQNNGKVYSMSVIDEKIVVATSDRKVLIWDLRKMDSYIMKRESSLKYQTRCIRLFPNKEGYVMSSIEGRVAVEYLDHDPEVQRRKFAFKCHRNRDQNIEQIFPVNALSFHNVYQTFATGGSDGIVNIWDGFNKKRLCQFHEYDTSISTLNFSSDGSALAIGCSYLDQLPETPTSVPHPAIYIRYPTDQETKQK